DNA sequence from the Armigeres subalbatus isolate Guangzhou_Male chromosome 1, GZ_Asu_2, whole genome shotgun sequence genome:
actgaaaataatttcgacaagaaaagtttttgttagaaaaactttttttccttcaaaatgcccagcttgcgatgtatggacggttggtagggaacataatcacctatcttgagacacaatttcatacaaatcaaaaaaagcgttttttcgcaaatcgagttttaatttttgaaactgttgaaactgattttttttcagtgtagggctcaatttgaattgtttccgatatctttattagaaaatttgactgattttgcgatagtcacccatataacatttttttgtaggatgcgtcgtttttttattgtatccatttgaaaaaatcaataaaaaaaatttggcctttttcaaaagatagtctggatcaaattggtaaaaacttagttagagctattcacaaatacggcccatacaaatttcagaaccctcccatacaaaatacgttacgagagggtgggtgggggctttcagcccccaggtccattttagcgttatgtaatttgtgaatgaacccttaatttaactattgatttatccaatttaacaattaaaaacgacgtcagtccaatcaaacgacaacaaaatcaatcaataacggtgctcacctgcacttttgacagctgaccgacctgatgctctttatggctctcagcttgtggttatcaatctgggtgtcacgcttaccgaaggtactcacgtgtcagcttctacatgtcacgatgcgcttgcagtgattgtcagtaaagaacatcgtttaaaagcgtggtggttcttgttttcatatctgatcatctggtgatggtcacgacattttgcaagactgcCGTGAGTACAAAACAAGccaaaataaataacaatacgCATGCGTTAAACTCCACACACTAATCCCGAGCTCGAAGATCGACGATGGTCGATAGTAGAAGTTAGACGTCGATAGAAGCCAGAAATCCGCACACACACAGTAGGGAAAGCTAGAGAGgaaagaagagaagaaggaacACGAAACATGAAATAAAAACCTAGGTTAATGAAAACTGAATAAAGCCAATATGTTTTTTGTTTGTGTTACTCTATGGCTGTAGTTTTGTAATGTTAGCGCTTTCCTGTAACAGTTTATTTTGTCTTCGAGATTTCTCACGTTCGCGTCGTTCTACTGATTTAgttgttttttgtttatttttgtacgCCAGGATAGACTGCCTGGGAAATCAGTCTCCACTCACGTGTCTGAAGCAACtaggaatttttgaattggGGAAGTCTTCCAATGATGATACGCGTGAGTGGTGTCTTTGTGTACTTGTAGAACGACGGTTGGGCACCTTTTCAACCATTTTGTGGAAAGCTTAGGGCGTTTCCTAATTTTGGAGAAATCTCGATTAGGCTTTTTGTTTGAATTCCTGTTTCGTCCCCTAAATCGCTATTTGGACTCTTATACATAAAACCCGCCCTGAGTTGGGTTTCTTGCCGGGCAAACAAACCTCGACAGACGGTCCTCTTCggaggtggcgcttaagccgtctGTTTTTGGAGTCGGGAACGGGACGGGAAAAAGGGGAAAAACCTTTAGCCGCATTTGCGCGCTATAAGATGTTTCGTCTATATGGACGACATCATTATCTTTTCAACTTCTTTAGATGAGCATATGAAGGACATTCAGAAAATCTTACAAACCCTTAAAGATGCTAACCTTAAGGTACAATGCGATAAGTCTGAATTTCTTCGTAAGGAAGTAGAATTCCTTGGACACGTCGTCTCTACAGACGGGGTGAAACCGAACCCAAAGAAAGTTGAGGCAATTAAAAATTGGCCTCTACCGAAAACATCAAAAGAACTTAAGTCGTTTCTCGGAACAATCTCCTACTACAGAAGATTTGTACCAGGATTTGCAAAAATTGCAAAACCAATGACTAGCCAACTTCGTGGtaagaataaatcaattaataCCAATCCTGAATATGAATCTGCCTTCGTTAAGTTAAAGGATATTATGAGTACAACACTACTCTTGAGTTATCCAGACTTTAACGAACCGTTCATACTAACTACCGACGCATCAAACTATGCTATCGGCGCAGTATTGACGCAAATGGTAGATGGACACGAAAGACCAATTGCGTACCTTTCGCGAACACTGACAAAAGCAGAGGAAAAGTATTCCGCAACTGCGAAAGAAATTTTAGCTATCtatttcgctgcaaagaaatttcgATTATATTTGTATGGTAGAAGTTTTACTATTTACACGGACCATGAGCCATTAACGAAGGAAATTAAATTAACAGATGCAACAGGACGAGTAACTCGTCAACGGTTATATCTGGAGCAATTCGATTTCCAATTGGTTTACAAGAAAGGAAAACAAAACGTGGTAGCCGATGGATTATCTCGAATACCTCGCGTGgatgaatctgaaataaatttacaaaccATTTtagaaaacgaagtacatgaaaaCGATCCTATATACGGGCcggaaattataaataaatttagaaatCAGCTCATCATTAATATTACCAATAATAGAAGAAAGTCCCCtcacatttattattttatcttttCAGGTTATAGTAGACACGTATTCCACCAGGAGGAATATACCGAAGAACAACTATTGAATATTCTTAAAGCTCATTTATCTCCAAAAATAACAAATGGGATCTTTGCCCCACCTAATATTGCAAAATTGTGCTCTAAAATTCTAGATAAACATTTCAAGGGAATGCGAGTACAATTCTGCAATCTTAAGCTACCAGATCTAATTTCTAAAAAAGACCAAGACGAATTTGTTCGTAAGGGTCACAACTTTGATCATAGAAGTTGGAAACTCACTAATGAAGAGATTCGTCAATCAGTCTACTACCCAAACATGTCTTCAATTGTTAGGACCTTTGTTAAAAAAATGCTGGGATTGTAAATACGCTAAATATGAGCGTCATCCCTTTAAAATTCCAATCACACGTAGAATCTATGAAAGACCTTTAGAAAGTCTATTCATGGACGTCTACGtgaaagaaaacgaaaagtttctAACAATTATAGACTCCTTTTCCAAATTTGCGCAAATTTACAAAATCCTTCAcgaaacttcagaagaaatcaTCGAAACGCTCATCAAgcaattcaaaatttttggcCTACCGAAACAATTAACTTGCGATCAAGCGACTTATTGCCGCAgtcaaaattttaaggaatttctagaaaccCATGGTGTTGCCGTTCACTACGCTAGTAGTAGCAACAGTAATGGCACCATCGAGAGGTTCCATAATACACTTTTAGAAATGTATATGGCCAACCGCAGGAAATTCGACCAACTTTCACTTTACCAAGGACTGTCCATGACGACTGCCCTTTACAACGACACAAAACATGCCACGACGAATTTAGCACCGAGACAGATAGTATTTGGAAACTCGACGTCATTAGACTTACAGGACATTAACTTAACAAAACAACGCACTATTATGACAGCAAGAGACAATATTGTATTTGAGGCTAACAAACAtaattccaaaattaaaatacAGGACAAAGACTATGAGGATATTGAAGACGATACGGTTTTAGTTAAGACGAAGGGAAAAGCCTCTCCTTTTAGCAACCGATATAGACTAGTAGATAGCAAAGAACAAAACGAAAAAACAATTACGGACGCAACAGGAATCAAAATTCATAACAAACATAGTAACAAACTGACTAAAACTTGCTTTCCGACTTCCTTACAGATTATGGCTCGGTATACTGACGCAGACGACTCTAACGGATTTAAGACTACACGAtgtaaaacaaaatccaatcataaTGATTCCCTTAGGAGAAGCTAGGATCAGTAACAGCTTTTTCAGAATAATGCATCCGATAAACCTTACCACCATTGAATCGACAATAGATGTGTACAATAATGTAGCCCAAACCGGAAAGCTTAATCAGACCTTTTTCGAGTTATCTATCAGGAGAAAAATAGGCAGAATTAATCTGTTGTTCAATAGAATTAGGCCACAGCGAATCAAACGATGGGAATCATTAGGTAGAGCGTGGAAATACATTTCTGGAAGTCCAGATGCCGACGATCTTAAAGTCATAAACTCTTCTCTAAACTCCTTGGtagatgaaaataataaacaaattcaGATAAATCACTTGTTTGAGAAACGTATGAGAAACTTGACAAAAACTTTCAATTCACTATTAGATAACGAGCAGAATTTGGAAAAAGTAACATTCGATAGTTTAGACTCTTTGAATTTCATATTTGAGATTGATGAATTATTATACTATTTAGAGATAATTGAAGAATCTATAACACTAGCCGGACGAAGCATCCCAAGCAGCCGCATCATCCACCCTGAAGAACTTTCGGTTATTCGCCATACCCTCAACGATAACGGTTTTCGATTGAACTCGGTCGACGATATGTTGAACATTGCTAGCGCGTACGCAGTATATAACAACGAGATGTTCATGTATGTACTCAAAATACCAAAAATCAAGGATGTGCAATACAAAATTGGTTTGATTGAACCCGTAATTGCCAATAATTTACGAATTCATCTCACGGCACCATTTTATATTGAAGGACAGAACGCATTTATGTCAAAAAACCCGTGTCCAAAGATGAAAGATCTCTCTATATGTTCCTCCAGCAACTTGGAACCGCCTACGGAGTGCATTCAACAATTAGTTTCAGGACAACAcacagccaaatgtcctatggaACGAATTTACGAAGCTAAAACTATTCGTAAAATCACAGAAGGCAACATCATGGTTACAGGATCCAACATTACACTTTCATCAAATTGTTCATCCGAACGATTACTCAATGGGTCATTCCTCATACAATACTACAATTGTACTGTGAAGCTGGACGACAAGGAGTATGCTAACTCCGACATGGAAATTCAACCATTCATCCCTACCACAGGAATTAAGGTCAGTCCAACTATACTGATAAACAATATCCCGTTACAGCATCTGCAAGAGATGCATTTAGAACACAGAAACCAGATAGATCATCTCAACTTAACTACGAACAATCTGCATTGGAAACTACATATGTTTGGATGGTTAACCTCATTATCAACAACAGTTATAATCATATGTATCCTGGGCCTGATCATAGCCATCATCTTTAAAATATTTAGTTGGAGAAAATATCTCACACTTAACACAAAAGAAGATATTCATATCAATTTCAGCCTAGCAACTGATGGATGTCCCGAGTCAAGAGATATACCACTTATCCCACAGCAGTAGAAGAAAGCCGAGGACGGCTTTCAAACTAAAAGGGGAGCCGTTATAGAAACATCGGAACATCGTGCCACTCAGGTGCACCAATTGCAGTAAGACAACGTGGACGACCCAAACGGCTAGATCAGCAGTTTGTACATTATAAATAACCCGCGAACGCGTGGCGCGTTCTCTTTCCTTTGGCAGCTTTGGACAATCACCGGTGGTGCTGTATTGTGTTAGTATTATTAATAAAAGTGTTTTAGAGTTACTAAGtcttttttaaaaagtgaaTCCGTATCACGATTTCCATAAGTGTGAgtccatgacgttaggcataataccttctttatgtcGTGGGCTACTTTTGGGAcattttatgcttaacatcctttatgcctaacgtccttatacctgttcgcgtgactaacatctagtttgttctagtttgtgatcaacatctagtttgcttggacctagcagccaaggtaCATGTcaaggaatcaatattcgagcaacgcctaacaatataccctttgtcatcaacagagtttgttactgacaaacccacttcgcaacaagcctttatcagaacccgaacacaatatgacaagaatcatttcctttgcatgctctgatatttccgaaaatacgatgctattttcgtaatcagagttagattctcgaatatttgcATCTAAGCAAAAACTAGAacagcataaaaccgaaattttctgtagaaataaagcaaaataacgggatgaaaagttagcaacaaaattgtcttcttttttgtttctggcaaaaaatttcggatctttgtcattattatctccgacaaaaacaaagcatatccaagaaaaattgattccctggtaccggtactataagtgCCAAACGGTCAAGTTATAGCCTATTCCAGAGGCGCCTCGTctatacgttctacctgttcatggaacaggtaaccatttttagttcagaagtaggAAATTAGTTTCTTGGCAATTCATTATTAGGACAAATAATTTActaagtaaaattatttaaacaaagtttcacgtaatatttccaaCGACGGTTTAACatctaacgaaacaaaatattgcgtaggcagatcaagtcaacgccacatgcttggcgtacagtcaaattgcagctaaatatgtgtttctccggggctgcaaaatggtgggttgacatcaaggaagaagcgcccaacagagctctggtccccacaagtccctatctcacgcttccacgggtcgcccgatgacaaaagaccgccagctaagggttgtgtacttagctggtagtgtagcctgggcactgttgtccttctgatatcagctagagtgagagcggctgattaacgaaatgctgtatcgcgtcagctatacctaaggtggcagccccatcatcgcgatgtaggtaacgcgaccccggtaaggtagcttactgaagcctctcaaataccacgaaaaatggagatagaagaaaaagagaacgttatttttggcaaccgacccggcaacgaaataaggactatgattggaaactcggtacctggagtgtcaggaccctaaatgaacctggacgagtgagccttctggctcgtgaactgcagaaggttggagtgaacgtggccgctattcaagaagaccgatggcccagatccggagaacgtgaattccgagccgtggaccccacgaccaacactgcatccaagtataacatctatcacagcggcggcggaaaagcagagtatggagttggtttcgtagtgatgggcaagcagatgaagcgactgatgcggtggaaactcattagcgaacgaatctgtgtgttgaggatacggggcaaattcttcaattacagacGTGAAGggcacgttttatgaatgtcttgataaaacctatggagagtgcccaaagcatgacgcgaaaattgttatcggagacgctaacgctcaggtcggtagagaggactttttccgtcccataatcggtagggagagccttcactccactaccaatgacaacggcctacggctagtaaattttgctgctgccagagcgatggccatcagtagcacctactttgcacgaaagaatatccgaaagcacacctggagacacccaaatggtgaaacttgcaaccagatagaccatgtgtTGGTGGATgtgcgccatttctcggatgttatcgatgtacggacattcagaggtccgaacattgactctgatcactacctcgttgtcagtaaaattcgatcacggttgtcaactgtattgaacgaaagatcacagcgaacgatgcgttacaatatccagcgattgtcggcggaaggagtatcggctgagtaccgccagaaactcgacgaacggataagtgcaatcaacgttagcgacaaacatcaacgatctatgggagtcgatccatggagcggtgagcacaacagcacgagaagtaggcactcagggctggtagcgaccgatgccgctcaaaatagtgactttagtggcCAAAGCTGATGAAAAAACGGGATCAAATAGAGACTTTCAGTTGCAgtaaaagtgaccaaatagtgactttcaatttAAGTTGAAACATGGTTATCACTAataagggccgatttcttcacctccgcttaggccttaaaccaggtttaaacgtatgggtaagcaccgctggcttaagagttaagcgaaggtgaagaaattggccctaagacatgtttttctttcccgaaaaatgatttctcggcgaaaatctgcgtgatTGAGCATTCTattctcgtgagaatgagtgaaaattatgatcattggattagctgaacacctacttaagaaagattcagagaactctacgattttTCATAGGCGCCacggaaatttttggaatttttattgCGAAAggaacaacagtacggatcattttggtaaaaaaacgaatcaaaaattatgaagattcatgtacaacgagcctgTGATTGAACGCTTATAATGTAGGAAcatgctctctgaacttttgcatatttttcctccaaaatacgcagtttttccgacttgctgtgtatattcatgaacgatttttgctatggcattcgacagcgcatgcaatcttcaaaattggggagacttgatcttctttctatgatatctactcaataaatattttcaagtcTCCTCATGTTGAGGCAACAActtaaaatccaaatatcctgaaattgaggtggaatgttggcatttttatcagtgaagatcattaaggatgaaaaaatgatagcatttggttATTATTGggaaattttgcgtggccactgaAAAACATCGTTAGAAGAGACAAAACTCAGTAAATAATAGAGTgaataaggttgtcaataaaaaaataactcgccacataacAAATGTGCTGCTATGGCAAAGGGTCAAGTTTCCCAAAGAATTCAGTCTCCCCACCTTTCTAGAGACTGAAAAACataatcatgattgattacatattatcaattcagtgcaaatccgaattatagccgctaacaaagttggatttttctcacaattcgtacgttaaacctaacttcggaagtggtgcgctgttttcatttggcgATGTACTAtgcactacttccgaaattaggtttaacgtatggattgtgagaaaaatccaatttcaatagcggttataattcgattttctactgaatttataatattttgatctcattttgctctagatttctaaattatatgatctgacatcaactgtgtacttattttgttatcggaaccaatatcaaatttagttttcgatttgctctcatcgatagcaggaatagttttcgatttgatgtcacagtaagatttttctgctatacattttgttattttaaccgttaaaacgaccaaaaagatatcaaattaagtaatcatattcggcgatttcacaacatcaaaactagaggcctgaataagagaaacgcggatagaaaacaTGACTCTgtcaacactgcattcaatcttcttcatcaaagaacaacacatgaaaaggaagaaatggtttatgtaaaTAAAATCTCACATTCGGCTATTTCATGTGTCtacatcacataacaatagaatccaataaacaatggaatttcatttcataatctattaCTGACTTGCATATATgattgcaaactaatgtaaaatacattcaattttgtttattgaaaaatggaacaaaatcgaatttggccgttttcagtatttgagccaatattttggctgcttgacaggtctcctgctcgattggctgctgttttttgacggttcgattggcggcacataactatccgcgtttctcttattcaggcctctaatcaaaacgagttatcgtttttctctcaagctttgctcgggtatagATTCCATAAaagagctgaggcgaaggcgagtgtagccaaacgggCATGACGTCAcaattgcaatccaagcaatggagcgtgtgacgtcaaattcgtgttgtaaaaaaaatgtggaaaacgGTAAAACACACGACATCGAAATAACTCAAGCGTGCCTCTACTCGTCTATGGTGTCTATACACCTTCTATACCCTACTGTATATAAAGCttaagtttaaaataaaaatcgaaatcggcaggtctcctgcttgcatgactgtataccaaattataaattgtgacgtaaaacaccttcaattacctaatgaaatgccaataagagcagcgagttaaatggctggcgaagtttcaggGCGATAATTTTttcaagatccgtaatttcatttccgccatgaacaaagcTGTATTCGACGGATACATAGAGCTTTATTAAAACAAATGCTAgttaatagtttcaaaatagttgaaaatagtgacttttcgcgagaaaaagtgactttagtgacttgaggtcgaaaaaagagactttttagtgacttgcccgaaaaaagtgaccaggtcactaaaaagtgacccgctaccaggcctgtaggcactgcacagtggcgacccaggacgggttggtttgatgtggagtgtctgagagtgacagacgagaagaacgttgccagaagccggatgttggtgtcgggtacccgatcaaatagagatcggtacaaggaagcaagagcagccgaaaaacgaacccaccgcaggaagacaaaagagtacgaagaacaagttattagtgaggcgcaggaaaaaatggaccagaacgatatgcggaggttttatgagtctgtcaatggcgtgcggagaaagacagcgccatctcccgtcatgtgcaacgaccaacaagggaatttgctgacagataaaactgaagtggctgccaggtggaagcaacacttcgaaactttgttgaatggaggaagtgacggtgcatcggtgaacagaataaatattagcgacgatggacaagctgtggagccacctacactagatgaggttataaaagctgttaaagagctgaaaaacaataaggctgcggggaaggaccagctcccggctgaacttctcaaacatggcagtgagcagctttatgaagttctgcaccatattatgtcgaaaatatgggaagacgaggaaatgcctgctagctggttggacggcctaatttgccctctctttaagaaagggcacagactggagtgcgccaattaccgaggaataaccctccttaattcggcgtacaaaattatgtcccgtattctgttcaacagattgagaccgcttgaagagtccttcgtcggcgtataccaagcaggttttcgtgagggccgatcaacgatggaTCAAATGTTTATCCTGAgaaaaatccttgataaattccgggagtacaacttgccgacacatcatctgtttattgatttcaaggcggcgtacgatgcaaaattatgcttgaacatggtttttcgGCGAAACTTATACGGCTGATTCATATAacattggacggat
Encoded proteins:
- the LOC134215289 gene encoding uncharacterized protein LOC134215289, whose amino-acid sequence is MIPLGEARISNSFFRIMHPINLTTIESTIDVYNNVAQTGKLNQTFFELSIRRKIGRINLLFNRIRPQRIKRWESLGRAWKYISGSPDADDLKVINSSLNSLVDENNKQIQINHLFEKRMRNLTKTFNSLLDNEQNLEKVTFDSLDSLNFIFEIDELLYYLEIIEESITLAGRSIPSSRIIHPEELSVIRHTLNDNGFRLNSVDDMLNIASAYAVYNNEMFMYVLKIPKIKDVQYKIGLIEPVIANNLRIHLTAPFYIEGQNAFMSKNPCPKMKDLSICSSSNLEPPTECIQQLVSGQHTAKCPMERIYEAKTIRKITEGNIMVTGSNITLSSNCSSERLLNGSFLIQYYNCTVKLDDKEYANSDMEIQPFIPTTGIKVSPTILINNIPLQHLQEMHLEHRNQIDHLNLTTNNLHWKLHMFGWLTSLSTTVIIICILGLIIAIIFKIFSWRKYLTLNTKEDIHINFSLATDGCPESRDIPLIPQQ